The genomic stretch TGGAGAGAATTATGCAAGAAAAGGTGAAAGAAGTGCTCGACAAGATCCGGCCAGCACTGCAACGAGATGGAGGTGATGTGGAGCTGGTCGAGGTGAAGGACGGCATTGTTTCGGTGAGGCTCAAAGGAGCTTGCGGCGGATGCCCTATGTCGCAAATGACCCTCAAGATGGGCATTGAACGCGAGATCAAGAGGCTGGTGCCGGAAGTAAAGCAGGTGATCGCCGTCTGAATTCTGGGGAGCACAGTCCTGGGGTGCGCTGAGGATGGCAGTGAGGAAGACCGACTCGTTGGCAAAGTTCGAGATTCGCGACCGCAACCTGGGGGACGAATGGCTGGTCCCAGACTGGTCGATGGAAGAGGCCTCACGCGAGATCCACGTTGGAAGGCGTCTCTTTCTTGGGTTTGCCCTCCTCGCGTTACTTTGCCTTGGTGCTGCCACATGGTTCACCTGGTACCTCATCGCACCCCGACTGAGCTCTTTTCACCCCATCCTTCCGTACGCGGTTGGGATTGTGGTATTGGTGGGAGGGGCGATTTCTCTCGCATGGTTCGGTCTAACAGTCGTCTCCATTGTTTTTGAAAAGAACTTTCTTCTCCTCCTTTTCGGCCGTGAGTTTTCGCTCTCCTTTCTGACCCCCCTGGTCTTGCGACTGGGACGGCGTTTTGGGATCTCCCGCGACGAGATGAGCCATTCTTTTATCCGGGTGAGCAATTCCCTCATTCGCGCCACAAGGAGGACGGTTCAATGCGAGCGGCTTCTGATCCTGTTGCCGCGGTGCTTGCAGCGGCCACTAAAGGAAAAGGTGGAAGACCTGGCGCGCAAGTATGAGTGCCAGGTCTATGTCGCCAGCGGCGGCGAAGCTGCTAGGCGCGTGGTTGCTGCTACCCGTCCCACGGCCATCATCGGCATTGCGTGCGAGCGTGACCTTCTCAGCGGACTCCAGGATAACGTCACCAAGATCCCGATTATCGCAATCCCAAATCGGCGACCAGAGGGGCCCTGCAAGAACACCCTGGTGGATTTCGAGGAGGTGGAACGGGCGGTGCAGTTCTTCCGCGGGATTCCTGCTGCCCATTAGGTTCCGCACTCTCCCCCTGGCAACTTTGCTTCTGCTATTGCAGGTGCATCGTGACTTCCAGTGAAAACAAACCCCGTGCTCTGGCGCTCTTTTCCGGCGGACTAGATAGCCTCTTGGCCGTGGCGGTGGTGGTGCGGGAGGGGGTTGAGGTTGTCGCCCTGCATTTTGTAACCGGGTTTTCGGCCAAGGGTCGAATGGCGCCACAAGCCCAAGAGCCCGCTTATGACAGAATCGTGCAGGCGGCAGCGTCGGTGGGGGCGCGCGCGGAGGTCATCGACCTGTCGGGGCCGTTTGTGGAGGTGGTAACCAACCCTCGCCACGGCTATGGCCGCTTTGCCAACCCCTGCATTGATTGCAAGATCATGATGTTGCGCAAGGCCAAGGAATTGCTGGGGCAGTACGGGGCCCGCTTTGTGCTCACCGGTGAGGTGTTGGGGCAACGTCCAATGAGCCAACACTTGCCGGTGCTCAACCTGATCGAAAAGGAGAGTGGGCTGCGTGGGCTATTGCTCCGGCCCCTTTCGGCCAAGCTGCTCAAGCCCACGATTCCCGAGCTGGAAGGGTGGGTGTCGCGCGAACACCTTTACGCTTTCAAGGGGCGCTCACGCAAGCCGCAGATGGCTTTGGCCGCCGAGCTGGGGATCACCTCGTTTGCCCAGCCCGCAGGAGGGTGCCTGCTGACCGACGAGAATGTGGCACGACGGCTTAGGGACCTCTTTGCCCACCGGGACAAAGGGGCGGTGAGCAAGGAGGATTTGCACCTGGCGATGTACGGTCGGCACTTTCGCATCTCCCAGAAGGTCAAAGCGGTAGTGGGGCGCGACGAATGGGACAACGTCCACCTGGAGCAGCTGGCAGGAGATTGGTGGAAGCTGCGTGCCCTGGACTACCAGGGCCCATTGACATTGGTGGAACCCACCGCTAACCCGGAGGAGCTTTCCGTAGCCGCAGAGTTGACGGCACGGTATTCAGATGGCAAGCACCAGTCCACGGTGCGTGTGCTCGCCGAGCGAGCAGGGAAAGAGATGCTGTTCGCTGTGACGCCGCTCTGCGAGGACGAAGTCAACGCAATGAGGGTCTAGTGGTGGCCCTCAGCGAGGCCTTTGCGTTCACGGGGGGCCTCCAGGCAGCTTTGCCTAAGCGGTTAGCGCGATCTTTCAGGCCTGGAGTAAACTGCCTCTCTAACGAAGGCCGGCGATTCTTTCGTAAATCAACCGCATGCCATGGAGGGTGAGGTGGGGGTCAAGCCGGTAATCGGCAGGCAGCATGGGCGCCATCACAGGGGCCAAACCCCCGGTGAGTATCACCTGCGGGACTGCCTGAATCTCTTCGCCGATTCTTCTCACCAGGCCCTGCACCATTTCCACCGTGCCACACATGAGTCCGGCCTGCATGCTGGACTCGGTGTTACGTCCGATTAGCCGCTCGGGGAACCGGAGCTCTACCTTCATGAGCTTGGCCGCACGCCGATGGAGCGCCTGCAGGGAGGCCTCAATTCCCGGAGCAATCACTCCGCCCAAGTAGTCGCCCTCCTCAGACACCACGTCGAAGGTGGTAGCGGTGCCAAAGTCCACGATGATCAAAGGCCCGCCGTAACGCGCATACCCGCCCACGGCGTTGCAGAGGCGGTCAGCACCCACGGTCGAGGGGTCCTCGTAGTGAATGCGAATACCCAGGTCAAGGCGGGCGCTCACCACGATGGGCTCGTGCCGGAGGCGTTCCCGGATCATGGTCTCCAGGGTCAGGGTCAAATTCGGCACCACAGAAGAGATGATGCTCCCTTTCACTTCGGCCAAATCCAACCCCTCTGCTGCGGCGAGAGGATATAGGAGGGCCCAGCATTCGTCTGGCGTTCGACTTACGATGCTGCTAAATCGCCAGCTGTGCAAGAATTTCTCCCCCCGAAAGAGTCCTGCCACTACCTGAGTATTGCCGATATCCACCGTGAGAAGCATACCGTTCTCCTGTCCTTTTTTGACCCAGCCGTCTACATTTCCTTCGAACAAAGGATGGTCTGAGATTTGGAAGCCTACCCGGGCAAAAGGTGACAATCCCCGGCCAGAATGTGGCGCACCTCTCCCCACGGAGTCTCCAGCACCAGGGAGCCATCGGGCGCAATATCCTGCGCGACACCTCTGAGCGTTGTTTCGCCTTCTGCGATGCGCACCTCGCGGCCCAGGTGGACGCAGCGCCTTTTCCATGCTTTGACCAATTGATTGCCACGACTCTTTTCCAGCTCTTCGTACCTCTTCTCCAGTGCCAGTAGCAAGGCGGCCAGCAGCTTCATCTCGTCCGGCAAAGTGGGTGTGTGGTCACTCAGCCAAGTGGCAGTAGCCAGCACTGACTCCGGGAGGCCCAAGGCGCGGGTGCGGTTTGTGTTCAAACCGATGCCTATCACCGCGAACTTTACCCGGTCGCCCATCAGTTCGCTTTCGGCCAGTATGCCGCACAGTTTCTTGCCGTCCACCAGCACGTCGTTCGGCCATTTCAACTGCACCTTGAGTTTGGTGGCCTTCTCCAGAGCCTCGGCAACCGCTAAGGAAGCGGCAAGTGACAGCAGGCCGCACCGTTGTGCAGGGAGGGTGGGGCGGAGGACCACAGAGAAATACAGCCCTGCGCCCGGAAGCGAGTGCCAGGTGCGCCGACCGCGTCCGCGCCCGCGTGTCTGCTGGGCTGCGACCACGGTTAACCCTTGTTCGGCACCTTGGGTGGCCAGGTCCCGGGCCACATCGTTTGTGGAGCCCACAGAATCCAGGAAACGAATCTGACGCCCCATGTAGCGCGTCTTTAGCAGAACGGCCAGTCTGCTTTTTTGGAGAACTGTCTGAGGTTCGATCATAGCCTTCGGTCAACTCCAGCGTTCGCTCAAGGGCCAAAGACCACCTGGAGGGTCGGATGCGGGCCCACAGCGATGTCTTTCTTGGCGCGGCCCATCAGCTACCGCCAGGATGCCGCTCCCTCCGCTGTTTGTGCCGTTGCTCCAGAGGGTGGAACTGACGATGCACTTCCCGGAGATATTGCCTGTCAATGTGCGTGTAGATCTGCGTCGTACCGATGTCGGCGTGTCCCAGCATTTCTTGCACTGCGCGGAGGTCTGCACCTCCTTCGATAAGATGAGTCGCGAAGCTGTGGCGTAGGCAGTGCGGCGAGACCGTCTTGCGAATACCCGCTCCCAGCGTGTGCTTCTTGATGACCTCCCACACGGCCTTGCGGGTCATGGGCTGCCCCCGTACCCCAATGAACAGAACGTCCCGGGATCGATGTGCCTTGGCGTAACAGGGACGCACCTCACGAAGGTAGCGTTCTACCCAGTGTATCGCCTCTTCTCCGATGGGGACGATTCGTTCCTTCGAGCCTTTGCCAAAGACTCGTATCAGGCGTTCTTCGACGAAGATGTCGCTGAGCTGTATGGCCACCAGTTCCGATACGCGCACACCAGTGGCGTAGAGGAATTCGAGAATGGCTCGGTCCCTCAGGCCAAGCGGCGTGGATACGTCCGGTTGCTCCAAAAGACGCTCCACTTCAAACTGGTCGAGGACGGTTGGCAAATGGTGCACCTTCTTGGGAAGGCACACGGTTTCTGTGGGATCGCTTGCGGCCAGCTCCTCTGCCACCAAGAACCGATGAAACATTCTAATGGCCGAAAGATTGCGGCCCACCGAGCTGGCGCACAGCCCCAACTCTGCCAGCCAAGCGATAAACGCCGTGACCATAGTGGGCTGAACGTCATCGGGCCGTAAGACACCACGTCTTGCCAGATAGTCCACGTACCGCTCCAGGTCATGTCGATAGGCGAGCAGAGAGTTGCGTGCCATCCCTCGTTCCACGACCAGGTAGTCGATGAACTCTTCCACCAACTGCTTCATTGGGGCGCGGTGCTTATTTCGAGGGCTTTGTGCTTGTTCTGCCTGGACAGACCCGCTGGCAGATGCCGCAGATGTAGACGCCGAGACTTCTGCTCTTGGCATAGGCACGCACCTGGTCATAGCAACGCTGAAACTGAAAGTCTGCGGCCGTTTCGCCAATCGCCTGCGCCGGACAGGCCGAAATGCACGCGCGGCACTCTTGGCAGCCGAACTCCACCAACCCCGGCTGTGGCACGGGGAGGTCAGTGAGCACGGTCACTAAGCGTACCTGAGCGCCGAAGGCGGGACTGACCAGGAGGTTGTTGCGGCCAAGCCAGCCCAAACCGGCTGCTACCGCGACATGGCGATGGGAGAGGTGCCCCACCTGAAGATGCCAATCCACTACTTGAGACGCAGGGACCGGCACTGCTCTCCACCCTCGTTCCTGGAGCAGGCCGGCGATGAGAAAGGCCAGCCTGTCCAACAGAGCGTTGGCTTGGCGATAATGCCACTTGTACAACAGGGTGGGGCCGTCATGGAGCCCGTCAAGTATGGCCTGTGAGAGGCGAACTCCCATGGAGAGGGCCGAATCCAGGCCTTCGGCTTCCCCAGGGGCAAAGTGGAAAGAGGCCTGCAGATCACCGAGCTTGCACGCTCCAAACAGTGCCGCACCATTGTTCAGGGCAAAGTCGCGCAGGATGGGGAGGAGTTCACCCGCCTCGGTCACCGGTGCCACACTCCGCCTCATGCTATTTGGACTCGGGAAGGAGGTGTTCGGTCAGCGAGAGGGCAATTCCTGAGAGCATCACTTCGGGCCCGAGGCGCGTAAGGTCACCGGACAGAAGACTCGTGTCCACATTAGCATACAGGGAACAGCCAGCCTCTTTTTCCACAATGAGACCTGACAAGCGCCCCTCATGTTCACCAATGAAGGTCACTTCCCCAAGGAGTTCACTCACCACATACCCCGTGCAAAAGTGCAGCTGAAGGTGGGCATTGCCGGTATACACGGAAACCAGGTTGCCTTGCTTTTCCCCAATGGAAATATCCGGATAGATCTCCAGGGCGAGCCGGCGGCCGTCTTCTTCGTTTTCCAGAAGAAAGCGATAGTTGTTGGCCATCTT from candidate division KSB1 bacterium encodes the following:
- a CDS encoding biotin--[acetyl-CoA-carboxylase] ligase, translating into MIEPQTVLQKSRLAVLLKTRYMGRQIRFLDSVGSTNDVARDLATQGAEQGLTVVAAQQTRGRGRGRRTWHSLPGAGLYFSVVLRPTLPAQRCGLLSLAASLAVAEALEKATKLKVQLKWPNDVLVDGKKLCGILAESELMGDRVKFAVIGIGLNTNRTRALGLPESVLATATWLSDHTPTLPDEMKLLAALLLALEKRYEELEKSRGNQLVKAWKRRCVHLGREVRIAEGETTLRGVAQDIAPDGSLVLETPWGEVRHILAGDCHLLPG
- the xerD gene encoding site-specific tyrosine recombinase XerD, with amino-acid sequence MKQLVEEFIDYLVVERGMARNSLLAYRHDLERYVDYLARRGVLRPDDVQPTMVTAFIAWLAELGLCASSVGRNLSAIRMFHRFLVAEELAASDPTETVCLPKKVHHLPTVLDQFEVERLLEQPDVSTPLGLRDRAILEFLYATGVRVSELVAIQLSDIFVEERLIRVFGKGSKERIVPIGEEAIHWVERYLREVRPCYAKAHRSRDVLFIGVRGQPMTRKAVWEVIKKHTLGAGIRKTVSPHCLRHSFATHLIEGGADLRAVQEMLGHADIGTTQIYTHIDRQYLREVHRQFHPLEQRHKQRRERHPGGS
- a CDS encoding type III pantothenate kinase, giving the protein MLLTVDIGNTQVVAGLFRGEKFLHSWRFSSIVSRTPDECWALLYPLAAAEGLDLAEVKGSIISSVVPNLTLTLETMIRERLRHEPIVVSARLDLGIRIHYEDPSTVGADRLCNAVGGYARYGGPLIIVDFGTATTFDVVSEEGDYLGGVIAPGIEASLQALHRRAAKLMKVELRFPERLIGRNTESSMQAGLMCGTVEMVQGLVRRIGEEIQAVPQVILTGGLAPVMAPMLPADYRLDPHLTLHGMRLIYERIAGLR
- a CDS encoding NifU family protein — protein: MQEKVKEVLDKIRPALQRDGGDVELVEVKDGIVSVRLKGACGGCPMSQMTLKMGIEREIKRLVPEVKQVIAV
- a CDS encoding DUF116 domain-containing protein, encoding MAVRKTDSLAKFEIRDRNLGDEWLVPDWSMEEASREIHVGRRLFLGFALLALLCLGAATWFTWYLIAPRLSSFHPILPYAVGIVVLVGGAISLAWFGLTVVSIVFEKNFLLLLFGREFSLSFLTPLVLRLGRRFGISRDEMSHSFIRVSNSLIRATRRTVQCERLLILLPRCLQRPLKEKVEDLARKYECQVYVASGGEAARRVVAATRPTAIIGIACERDLLSGLQDNVTKIPIIAIPNRRPEGPCKNTLVDFEEVERAVQFFRGIPAAH